From Brachionichthys hirsutus isolate HB-005 chromosome 2, CSIRO-AGI_Bhir_v1, whole genome shotgun sequence, one genomic window encodes:
- the nr1d4a gene encoding nuclear receptor subfamily 1, group D, member 4a — translation MDNSAGGGVILYAGSSGSSSPIPGSPSSGYQTQSPSLQSQPSSPEEVTFTEIGEFKQQAGGCDAPSSKLVFQFPEVYSTPSAVASPQHTYANPIIGKKPCGFSGTFTKTGGMVLLCKVCGDIASGFHYGVHACEGCKGFFRRSIQQNINYKMCVKNENCLVMRMNRNRCQHCRFKKCLSVGMSRDAVRFGRIPKREKQRLLEEMQSYMNSLNESAAMETDSSSMRDASLSPEDGNAKEAIGVISRAYRDIFSTSSSDGRERAAKKATAATTHSNSALFSQNDNCPPSRPESFTSYQSCPVGPPTSCPVVSDDSQHALHNVDNDRCTFLMPTDQNHDQSNNAACQMGLSANHNAGRKQNQPSCPQKLEPGAKVLACPLNAWPVSGPERTSQEIWESFSQCFTPAVKEVVEFAKGIPGFRELSQHDQVMLLKSGTFQVLMVRFCTLFNAGERTVTFLNGQTYSLSTLRALGMGSLLDAMFEFSEKLGSLRLEPDEMALFMAVVLVSADRSGISDMRAVEQLREGLIRGLRSLITRHRPDDATLFPKLLLRLPDLRTLNNLHSDKLLAFRIDP, via the exons GAGGTGGAGTTATCCTCTATGCAGGCTCATCTGGCAGTTCCAGCCCCATCCCTGGCAGCCCCTCCAGTGGGTATCAAACGCAGTCGCCTTCCTTACAGTCCCAGCCCTCGTCTCCAGAGGAGGTGACCTTCACAGAGATCGGGGAATTCAAGCAGCAGGCAGGTGGATGCGACGCTCCGTCCTCAAAGCTGGTGTTCCAGTTCCCAGAGGTCTACAGCACCCCGTCAGCAGTAGCCTCTCCACAGCACACCTATGCAAACCCAATCATAGGAAAGAAGCCATGTGGCTTCTCGGGGACTTTCACAA agACGGGTGGAATGGTCCTGCTTTGCAAAGTGTGTGGAGACATTGCATCTGGTTTCCACTATGGCGTGCATGCATGTGAGGGATGCAAG ggtttCTTCCGCCGTAGCATCCAGCAAAACATCAACTACAAGATGTGCGTGAAGAATGAGAACTGTCTGGTCATGCGTATGAACCGAAACCGATGCCAGCACTGCCGCTTTAAGAAATGCCTCTCCGTCGGCATGTCAAGAGATG CTGTGCGTTTTGGCCGCATTCCTAAGAGGGAAAAGCAGCGCCTCCTGGAGGAGATGCAGAGCTACATGAACAGCCTAAATGAGTCAGCAGCCATGGAAACCGACTCCTCTTCAATGAGGGATGCGTCTCTCAGTCCAGAAGACGGCAACGCGAAAGAGGCCATCGGGGTGATCTCGAGAGCCTACCGTGACATCTTCAGTACCAGCAGCAGCGATGGCCGGGAGAGAGCAGCCAAGAAAGCCACCGCCGCCACCACCCACAGTAACTCGGCTCTCTTCTCTCAGAATGACAATTGTCCCCCATCTCGACCTGAATCCTTCACAAGTTATCAGTCTTGCCCCGTGGGGCCTCCCACTTCATGCCCAGTTGTCTCTGATGACAGCCAACATGCGCTCCACAATGTGGACAACGATCGCTGCACCTTCTTGATGCCAACTGACCAGAATCACGACCAGTCGAACAACGCGGCATGCCAAATGGGCCTTTCTGCCAATCACAACGCAGGACGCAAACAAAACCAACCCTCCTGTCCACAGAAGTTAGAACCTGGAGCTAAAGTGCTG GCCTGCCCTCTGAACGCCTGGCCGGTATCAGGGCCTGAGCGCACAAGCCAGGAGATATGGGAATCCTTCTCTCAGTGTTTCACTCCTGCCGTCAAAGAGGTGGTAGAGTTTGCAAAGGGCATCCCAGGATTCCGAGAGCTGAGCCAACACGACCAGGTCATGCTGCTGAAATCAGGCACCTTCCAG gtTTTGATGGTGAGGTTCTGCACTTTGTTCAACGCTGGGGAGCGTACTGTGACCTTCCTGAATGGCCAAACGTACTCCCTGTCCACCCTGCGAGCCTTGGGCATGGGCTCTTTGCTGGATGCAATGTTCGAGTTCAGTGAGAAGTTGGGTTCCCTGCGGCTGGAGCCCGATGAAATGGCTCTCTTTATGGCGGTGGTGCTGGTTTCTGCAG ACCGTTCTGGTATTTCAGACATGCGGGCTGTGGAGCAGCTACGGGAGGGTCTGATCCGTGGCCTGAGGTCTCTGATCACTCGCCATCGCCCAGATGACGCCACTCTCTTTCCCAAACTCCTCCTGCGATTGCCCGACCTGCGCACCCTCAACAATCTTCACTCTGACAAACTCCTGGCCTTTCGTATCGACCCTTGA
- the mfsd5 gene encoding molybdate-anion transporter produces MLLTSYIAFIVLLALCVGLELTARRVAPPQSSPVAVANPAFRLFQGAFLRAYLLALWADWLQGPYLYKLYRHYSFLESQIAILYVCGLASCVLFAPFSGWLLQAFGRRRTCLLFCLSYSICCFTKLSTDYFVLLVGRVLGGLSTSLLTTAFEAWYVHHHVNVHDFPKEWIPSTFSKAAVWNHGLAVGAGLVANMLAEWFRLGPVSPFLFAVPSLVCCGWIVLTVWKKEESKEGTEFDKQVLLLGTPNGALTRSTARSRFSRSCVDGLRCLMSDRRVFILGAVQALFESVLYIFVFLWTPVLDSHGPPLGIVFSCLMAASMAGSILYRLGTSTRYRLQPGHVLCLAVLMAFFSFFMLTFSTAPGHPRPHESFVAFLLLELACGLYFPAVSFLQGRVIPDEKRAGVLTWFRLPLHLLACLGLLALHGEISGTGGGESGSGTRNIFGGCAVMMLAALMAAVSLFTLGRHDSDLKLEGTRAEGEMS; encoded by the coding sequence ATGTTGCTGACATCTTACATCGCCTTCATCGTCCTGCTTGCTCTGTGTGTTGGCCTGGAGCTCACCGCGCGCCGCGTGGCGCCGCCCCAGTCTTCCCCCGTTGCTGTTGCCAACCCGGCTTTTCGTCTCTTCCAGGGCGCGTTTCTCCGTGCGTACCTGTTGGCTTTGTGGGCAGACTGGCTCCAGGGTCCCTACCTCTACAAATTGTACCGCCACTACAGCTTCCTGGAATCACAAATAGCCATTTTATACGTGTGTGGCCTGGCTTCCTGTGTTCTCTTTGCACCGTTTTCAGGCTGGCTCCTGCAGGCGTTTGGACGCAGGAGAACATGTCTTCTGTTTTGTCTGTCGTATTCTATTTGCTGTTTTACTAAGCTGTCCACAGACTACTTTGTTTTGCTCGTGGGCCGCGTTCTGGGGGGTTTGTCCACATCCTTACTCACCACCGCATTCGAAGCGTGGTATGTGCATCATCACGTAAACGTTCACGATTTCCCCAAAGAGTGGATTCCCAGTACTTTCTCCAAAGCTGCTGTGTGGAACCACGGGCTCGCTGTGGGAGCGGGGCTGGTGGCCAACATGTTGGCCGAGTGGTTCCGCCTGGGCCCGGTGTCTCCTTTTCTCTTCGCTGTCCCCAGTCTGGTGTGCTGTGGCTGGATTGTGCTGACAGTGTGGAAGAAGGAAGAGAGCAAAGAGGGAACCGAATTCGACAAACAGGTGCTACTTCTCGGCACGCCAAATGGAGCTTTGACTCGTTCGACCGCGAGATCCCGGTTCTCGCGGAGCTGCGTCGACGGGCTGCGCTGTCTGATGTCGGACAGAAGAGTCTTTATTTTGGGGGCCGTGCAGGCTTTGTTTGAAAGTGTCCTCTATATCTTTGTTTTCCTGTGGACCCCGGTGCTGGACTCTCACGGACCTCCTTTGGGGATAGTGTTCTCCTGCCTGATGGCTGCCAGCATGGCTGGCTCCATCCTGTACCGGCTCGGCACATCCACACGCTACCGTCTACAGCCTGGCCATGTTCTCTGCCTGGCTGTGCTGATGgcattcttctccttcttcatgcTGACCTTCTCTACTGCCCCCGGCCACCCTCGACCTCATGAATCCTTCGTGGCCTTCCTGTTGCTGGAACTAGCCTGTGGCCTCTACTTCCCTGCGGTCAGCTTCCTCCAGGGCAGGGTGATCCCAGACGAGAAGCGGGCTGGGGTGCTGACCTGGTTCCGGCTTCCTCTGCACCTGCTTGCTTGTTTGGGGCTGCTGGCACTCCACGGGGAGATATCGGGAACAGGTGGAGGGGAGAGTGGCAGCGGCACCAGAAACATATTTGGAGGCTGCGCCGTCATGATGCTGGCTGCGTTGATGGCTGCAGTCAGTCTGTTTACGCTGGGCAGACACGACTCCGACCTGAAGTTGGAAGGAACCAGAGCAGAGGGGGAGATGTCCTGA
- the senp1 gene encoding sentrin-specific protease 1: protein MLNKIYEWIETSVANLRNGVPAAGHSDAKRAAGDGHAKRRKRPNECLEVGNADDQDDLIIKRSRMGDLIDTVKTAAEGVKNHSTSVAAWMKSNVTPTLRNMLPASSPSPEESQPSTSTAIWSGRPNVERNSLDETFAAPSTTFAWKTSKSECLRNEKLTMGLKVYRRQVCMSPAHREFPKANGHSLTSPPSITPEVQPSPRLGRPLNLRPYGAPSCSSSSGPPRSSGTTMYEKTFPIKAVQSPTHSASSGRAHRDRPCCTAQESLRGDEKEVYRQLLTMVSGGQSTFLHNGSSHGIVRSHRDFTSFLTSSRRLLQFSSPTGSVAGGTSEANSSPPSLRSMSSQNSSSLPSPVGASDRSGTQTWSLDTDLSSSRAATLASVPSPSALEDDSSQDTQLSAHDGDSVIIVNEQKSKKQESSSVPCFQAELWIKELTSMYDFRARERRRRIEEQEALAAQLLRQRLSEEGQRSRGVEVHVRVPLEKEVPLTRVIEQAKPPEEKPEFPEFTEDMAAEVNRVLRGGSSHDVLSEGFGLSLKRKDLQTLSNLNWLNDEVINFYMNLLVERSKDPSLPSVNTFNTFFYPKLCSSGYSGVRRWTKRMDIFSKDVLLVPVHLGVHWCLSVVDFRKKSIMYFDSMGRNNDEACRILFEYLQHESKDKKGKQLDTSGWTLHSKKRNEIPQQMNGSDCGMFTCKYADYITKDKPITFTQEHMPYFRRRMVWEIVNHKLL, encoded by the exons ATGTTGAATAAAATCTACGAATGGATAGAAACAAGCGTTGCCAATCTTCGCAATGGGGTACCAGCTGCAGGTCACTCCGATGCAAAGCGGGCAGCGGGAGACGGGCATGCGAAGAGAAGGAAAAGACCCAATGAATG TTTGGAGGTTGGAAACGCGGACGACCAAGATGATTTAATAATAAAGAGATCAAGAATGG GAGATCTTATTGACACGGTGAAGACTGCTGCTGAAGGGGTCAAGAATCACAGCACCAGCGTCGCTGCTTGGATGAAGAGTAACGTGACCCCGACTTTGAGGAATATGTTGCCCGCATCCTCTCCTTCACCTGAAGAGTCTCAGCCGTCAACATCAACAGCCATATGGTCCGGAAGGCCG AATGTTGAAAGGAACTCccttgatgagacatttgctgctCCTTCCACTACCTTCGCGTGGAAAACATCAAAATCAG AATGTTTGCGTAATGAGAAGCTGACGATGGGTTTGAAAGTCTATCGGCGACAAGTATGCATGAGTCCTGCTCATCGGGAGTTTCCAAAAGCAAATGGGCACTCGCTCACCTCGCCGCCCTCCATCACCCCCGAAGTGCAACCCTCTCCACGGTTAGGCAGACCCCTAAACCTCCGACCGTATGGAGCACCAAG CTGCAGTTCTTCCAGCGGCCCGCCAAGGAGTTCTGGCACGACCATGTATGAGAAGACGTTTCCCATTAAAGCGGTGCAGAGTCCGACTCACAGCGCCTCCTCTGGCCGCGCGCACAGGGACAGACCCTGCTGCACAGCACAGGAG TCTCTTCGGGGAGACGAGAAGGAGGTCTACCGGCAGCTTCTCACCATGGTCTCTGGTGGTCAGTCGACCTTCCTTCACAACGGCAGCTCACACGGCATCGTGAGGTCACACAGAGATTT CACCAGCTTCCTGACCTCCAGCCGCAGACTGCTGCAGTTCTCTTCTCCCACTGGGTCAGTAGCGGGAGGAACTTCAGAGGCAAACAGCAGCCCCCCTAGTCTTAGGAGCATGTCTAGCCAGAACTCCAGCAGCCTCCCCAGTCCAGTGGGGGCCTCCGACCGGTCAGGAACCCAGACATGGTCTCTGGACACAGACCTCAGCTCCAGTAGAGCCGCTACACTCGCCTCCGTTCCATCCCCGTCTGCTTTGGAGGATGACTCCTCTCAGGACACACAATTGTCAG CTCATGATGGAGACTCTGTAATTATTGTAAATGAGCAAAAGAGTAAAAAGCAAGAAAGTTCAAG CGTGCCATGTTTCCAAGCTGAGTTATGGATTAAAGAATT GACAAGTATGTATGACTTTCGGGCAAGGGAACGACGGAGACGGATAGAAGAGCAGGAAGCTTTGGCTGCCCAACTGCTGCGGCAG CGCCTGTCTGAAGAAGGGCAGCGCAGCCGTGGTGTGGAGGTCCACGTCCGTGTTCCTTTGGAGAAGGAAGTTCCTTTGACTCGTGTCATAGAACAAGCAAAGCCTCCGGAAGAGAAACCAGAATTTCCCGAATTCACAGAG GACATGGCAGCTGAGGTGAACAGGGTGCTGAGAGGAGGTAGCTCTCATGACGTCTTAAGTGAAGGTTTTGGCCTCAGCCTGAAACGCAAAGACCTGCAGACCCTCAGCAACCTCAACTGGCTAAACGATGAG GTGATCAATTTCTACATGAACCTGTTGGTCGAGCGCAGCAAGGACCCCAGCTTGCCATCGGTCAATACGTTCAACACCTTTTTCTACCCCAAGCTGTGCAGCAGTGGGTACTCCGGTGTCCGCCGCTGGACCAAAAGGATGGACATCTTTTCGAAAGACGTCCTCTTGGTTCCCGTCCACCTGGGGGTGCACTGGTGCCTCTCT GTGGTGGATTTCCGCAAAAAATCAATCATGTACTTTGATTCGATGGGAAGAAACAATGACGAAGCATGCAGAATATTATT TGAATACCTGCAACACGAAAGTAAAGACAAGAAGGGCAAACAACTAGATACCTCAGGTTGGACTCTGCACAGCAAAAAACGCAAT GAAATTCCTCAGCAGATGAATGGCAGCGACTGCGGAATGTTCACATGCAAATATGCAGATTACATTACCAAAGACAAACCAATCACATTCACACAG GAACACATGCCATACTTCAGGAGGAGGATGGTTTGGGAGATTGTGAATCATAAACTTTTGTGA
- the rbms2b gene encoding RNA-binding motif, single-stranded-interacting protein 2b isoform X3: MLLSVPPRTGLTPYGGYAGKSSRKTYVSPSNYQMTPPSPNNGSYSAINSISNGSSGGGEQLSKTNLYIRGLHPGTTDQDLVKLCQPFGKIVSTKAILDKTTNKCKGYGFVDFDSPASAQKAVTALKAGGVQAQMAKQQEQDPTNLYISNLPMSMDEQELENMLNPFSQAISTRILRDANGTSRGVGFARMESTEKCEAIIQHFNGKYIKIPPGVPVPSEPLLCKFADGGQKKRQSQGKYLQNGRPWTRDGDTGGMTLTYDPTTALQNGFYSSPYSIAPNRMIGPTSLSPYMHSPVSTYQVHNPSWLHHQSYIMPPTGAVLTPGMDHAMSIQPTSMMGPLTQQLSHLSMGSSGTYMPANTSMQGTYIPPYTQVPSTNMSVEESAVQQPVSIETPTEHTTYPYQHNK, encoded by the exons ATGCTTCTCTCTGTGCCGCCGAGGACAGGACTCACCCCGTACGGCGGCTACGCCGGCAAAAGCAGCAGGAAG ACGTACGTGTCCCCGTCCAACTACCAGATGACTCCTCCAAGCCCCAACAACGGCAGCTACTCCGCCATCAACTCCATCAGCAACGGCAGCAGCGGTGGCGGCGAGCAGCTGAGCAAAACCAACCTGTACATCCGTGGCCTCCACCCAGGAACCACAGACCAGGATCTGGTCAAGCTATGTCAGCC cttTGGGAAAATCGTGTCTACCAAGGCCATCCTGGACAAGACGACCAACAAGTGCAAAG GCTACGGCTTCGTAGACTTCGACAGTCCGGCCTCGGCTCAGAAGGCAGTGACGGCGCTGAAGGCGGGTGGAGTGCAGGCTCAGATGGCCAAG CAACAGGAGCAGGACCCCACCAACTTGTACATTTCCAATCTGCCTATGTCCATGGATGAGCAGGAGCTGGAAAACATGCTCAACCCCTTCAGTCAGGCCATTTCAACTCGCATCCTCCGTGACGCCAACGGGACCAGCCGGGGCGTGGGCTTCGCCAG GATGGAGTCGACAGAGAAATGCGAAGCCATCATCCAACATTTTAATGGAAAATACATCAAGATTCCACCTGGAGTACCCG TGCCATCAGAGCCACTTTTGTGTAAATTTGCTGATGGGGGCCAGAAGAAGCGTCAAAGCCAAGGAAAATACCTGCAGAACGGCCGGCCTTGGACAAGAGACGGGGACACT GGAGGAATGACCCTGACCTATGACCCCACAACAGCCTTACAGAACGG GTTCTACTCTTCCCCCTACAGCATCGCCCCCAACCGGATGATTGGGCCGACCTCCCTCTCCCCATACATGCATTCACCCGTGTCCACCTACCAG GTACACAACCCATCCTGGTTACATCATCAGTCATACATCATGCCCCCCACA GGAGCAGTCCTGACTCCAGGAATGGACCACGCCATGTCCATCCAGCCGACCTCAATGATGGGGCCCCTAACCCAGCAGCTCAGCCACCTCTCCATGGGCAGCAGTGGCACA TATATGCCTGCCAACACCTCTATGCAGGGGACCTACATCCCCCCCTACACCCAAGTGCCTTCCACCAACATGTCAGTGGAG GAAAGCGCCGTCCAACAACCGGTTTCCATAGAAACGCCAACAGAACACACGACCTACCCCTATCAACATAATAAGTGA
- the rbms2b gene encoding RNA-binding motif, single-stranded-interacting protein 2b isoform X2 has translation MLLSVPPRTGLTPYGGYAGKSSRKPTYVSPSNYQMTPPSPNNGSYSAINSISNGSSGGGEQLSKTNLYIRGLHPGTTDQDLVKLCQPFGKIVSTKAILDKTTNKCKGYGFVDFDSPASAQKAVTALKAGGVQAQMAKQQEQDPTNLYISNLPMSMDEQELENMLNPFSQAISTRILRDANGTSRGVGFARMESTEKCEAIIQHFNGKYIKIPPGVPVPSEPLLCKFADGGQKKRQSQGKYLQNGRPWTRDGDTGGMTLTYDPTTALQNGFYSSPYSIAPNRMIGPTSLSPYMHSPVSTYQVHNPSWLHHQSYIMPPTGAVLTPGMDHAMSIQPTSMMGPLTQQLSHLSMGSSGTYMPANTSMQGTYIPPYTQVPSTNMSVEESAVQQPVSIETPTEHTTYPYQHNK, from the exons ATGCTTCTCTCTGTGCCGCCGAGGACAGGACTCACCCCGTACGGCGGCTACGCCGGCAAAAGCAGCAGGAAG CCA ACGTACGTGTCCCCGTCCAACTACCAGATGACTCCTCCAAGCCCCAACAACGGCAGCTACTCCGCCATCAACTCCATCAGCAACGGCAGCAGCGGTGGCGGCGAGCAGCTGAGCAAAACCAACCTGTACATCCGTGGCCTCCACCCAGGAACCACAGACCAGGATCTGGTCAAGCTATGTCAGCC cttTGGGAAAATCGTGTCTACCAAGGCCATCCTGGACAAGACGACCAACAAGTGCAAAG GCTACGGCTTCGTAGACTTCGACAGTCCGGCCTCGGCTCAGAAGGCAGTGACGGCGCTGAAGGCGGGTGGAGTGCAGGCTCAGATGGCCAAG CAACAGGAGCAGGACCCCACCAACTTGTACATTTCCAATCTGCCTATGTCCATGGATGAGCAGGAGCTGGAAAACATGCTCAACCCCTTCAGTCAGGCCATTTCAACTCGCATCCTCCGTGACGCCAACGGGACCAGCCGGGGCGTGGGCTTCGCCAG GATGGAGTCGACAGAGAAATGCGAAGCCATCATCCAACATTTTAATGGAAAATACATCAAGATTCCACCTGGAGTACCCG TGCCATCAGAGCCACTTTTGTGTAAATTTGCTGATGGGGGCCAGAAGAAGCGTCAAAGCCAAGGAAAATACCTGCAGAACGGCCGGCCTTGGACAAGAGACGGGGACACT GGAGGAATGACCCTGACCTATGACCCCACAACAGCCTTACAGAACGG GTTCTACTCTTCCCCCTACAGCATCGCCCCCAACCGGATGATTGGGCCGACCTCCCTCTCCCCATACATGCATTCACCCGTGTCCACCTACCAG GTACACAACCCATCCTGGTTACATCATCAGTCATACATCATGCCCCCCACA GGAGCAGTCCTGACTCCAGGAATGGACCACGCCATGTCCATCCAGCCGACCTCAATGATGGGGCCCCTAACCCAGCAGCTCAGCCACCTCTCCATGGGCAGCAGTGGCACA TATATGCCTGCCAACACCTCTATGCAGGGGACCTACATCCCCCCCTACACCCAAGTGCCTTCCACCAACATGTCAGTGGAG GAAAGCGCCGTCCAACAACCGGTTTCCATAGAAACGCCAACAGAACACACGACCTACCCCTATCAACATAATAAGTGA
- the rbms2b gene encoding RNA-binding motif, single-stranded-interacting protein 2b isoform X1 gives MLLSVPPRTGLTPYGGYAGKSSRKTYVSPSNYQMTPPSPNNGSYSAINSISNGSSGGGEQLSKTNLYIRGLHPGTTDQDLVKLCQPFGKIVSTKAILDKTTNKCKGYGFVDFDSPASAQKAVTALKAGGVQAQMAKQQEQDPTNLYISNLPMSMDEQELENMLNPFSQAISTRILRDANGTSRGVGFARMESTEKCEAIIQHFNGKYIKIPPGVPVPSEPLLCKFADGGQKKRQSQGKYLQNGRPWTRDGDTGGMTLTYDPTTALQNGFYSSPYSIAPNRMIGPTSLSPYMHSPVSTYQVHNPSWLHHQSYIMPPTGAVLTPGMDHAMSIQPTSMMGPLTQQLSHLSMGSSGTYMPANTSMQGTYIPPYTQVPSTNMSVEVESAVQQPVSIETPTEHTTYPYQHNK, from the exons ATGCTTCTCTCTGTGCCGCCGAGGACAGGACTCACCCCGTACGGCGGCTACGCCGGCAAAAGCAGCAGGAAG ACGTACGTGTCCCCGTCCAACTACCAGATGACTCCTCCAAGCCCCAACAACGGCAGCTACTCCGCCATCAACTCCATCAGCAACGGCAGCAGCGGTGGCGGCGAGCAGCTGAGCAAAACCAACCTGTACATCCGTGGCCTCCACCCAGGAACCACAGACCAGGATCTGGTCAAGCTATGTCAGCC cttTGGGAAAATCGTGTCTACCAAGGCCATCCTGGACAAGACGACCAACAAGTGCAAAG GCTACGGCTTCGTAGACTTCGACAGTCCGGCCTCGGCTCAGAAGGCAGTGACGGCGCTGAAGGCGGGTGGAGTGCAGGCTCAGATGGCCAAG CAACAGGAGCAGGACCCCACCAACTTGTACATTTCCAATCTGCCTATGTCCATGGATGAGCAGGAGCTGGAAAACATGCTCAACCCCTTCAGTCAGGCCATTTCAACTCGCATCCTCCGTGACGCCAACGGGACCAGCCGGGGCGTGGGCTTCGCCAG GATGGAGTCGACAGAGAAATGCGAAGCCATCATCCAACATTTTAATGGAAAATACATCAAGATTCCACCTGGAGTACCCG TGCCATCAGAGCCACTTTTGTGTAAATTTGCTGATGGGGGCCAGAAGAAGCGTCAAAGCCAAGGAAAATACCTGCAGAACGGCCGGCCTTGGACAAGAGACGGGGACACT GGAGGAATGACCCTGACCTATGACCCCACAACAGCCTTACAGAACGG GTTCTACTCTTCCCCCTACAGCATCGCCCCCAACCGGATGATTGGGCCGACCTCCCTCTCCCCATACATGCATTCACCCGTGTCCACCTACCAG GTACACAACCCATCCTGGTTACATCATCAGTCATACATCATGCCCCCCACA GGAGCAGTCCTGACTCCAGGAATGGACCACGCCATGTCCATCCAGCCGACCTCAATGATGGGGCCCCTAACCCAGCAGCTCAGCCACCTCTCCATGGGCAGCAGTGGCACA TATATGCCTGCCAACACCTCTATGCAGGGGACCTACATCCCCCCCTACACCCAAGTGCCTTCCACCAACATGTCAGTGGAGGTA GAAAGCGCCGTCCAACAACCGGTTTCCATAGAAACGCCAACAGAACACACGACCTACCCCTATCAACATAATAAGTGA